A genomic window from Synechococcus sp. CBW1107 includes:
- a CDS encoding M23 family metallopeptidase — protein MPSASSRPRGLLAGLVGLQLGLAADLGLFPQPARSDLRWARGVFPIVHFAGYTSHFGRRTGPGGGREMHSGLDIAAPLGTPIRNWWGGTVADVFHDSGCGVGVVIRSGEYEHMYCHLGGTVLGDTYASGPVLLRRGQQVRASQLIAHVGMSGRTTGPHLHWGIRYRGTWLDPGLILRAMVRGRRLQPQSPQQFSQGRK, from the coding sequence ATGCCATCGGCCTCCTCTAGACCTCGCGGACTCCTGGCCGGCCTGGTGGGTCTGCAGCTCGGCCTGGCCGCTGACCTGGGTCTGTTTCCCCAGCCGGCCCGATCGGATCTGCGCTGGGCGCGGGGAGTGTTCCCCATCGTCCACTTCGCTGGCTACACCAGTCATTTCGGACGCCGCACCGGTCCGGGCGGCGGCCGGGAGATGCATTCCGGCCTCGACATCGCCGCACCGCTCGGTACGCCGATCCGCAACTGGTGGGGCGGCACCGTGGCCGACGTCTTCCATGACAGCGGCTGCGGTGTGGGGGTGGTGATCCGCTCTGGCGAGTACGAGCACATGTACTGCCACCTCGGCGGAACGGTCCTTGGCGACACCTACGCCAGTGGCCCGGTGCTGCTGCGCCGGGGCCAGCAGGTGCGGGCCAGCCAGCTGATCGCCCATGTGGGGATGAGCGGACGCACCACGGGCCCCCACCTCCACTGGGGAATCCGCTACCGGGGGACCTGGCTCGATCCGGGGCTGATTCTCCGGGCGATGGTGCGTGGCCGGCGGTTGCAGCCACAGTCCCCGCAACAGTTCTCCCAAGGTCGGAAGTGA
- the frr gene encoding ribosome recycling factor, which translates to MDLDASMRKSLEATQRTFNTIRTGRANPSLLDKITIEYYGTETPLRSVASLSTPDSQTIQIQPFDSAAMASIEKAIAMSDLGLTPNNDGRLIRINIPPLTAERRKEFCKLAARYAEDGKVALRNIRRDAIDKVKKQEKDGELSEDQSRDEQEKVQKLTDRYIAELEKSLAEKEADILKV; encoded by the coding sequence ATGGATCTCGACGCCAGCATGCGCAAGTCGCTGGAAGCCACCCAGCGCACCTTCAACACCATCCGCACCGGCCGGGCCAATCCTTCCCTTCTCGACAAGATCACGATCGAGTACTACGGAACCGAAACCCCCCTGCGCTCGGTGGCCAGCCTCTCCACCCCCGACTCCCAGACGATCCAGATCCAGCCCTTCGACAGCGCAGCGATGGCCTCGATCGAGAAGGCCATTGCCATGAGTGATCTGGGACTCACCCCCAACAACGACGGCCGCCTGATCCGCATCAACATCCCCCCGCTGACGGCCGAGCGACGCAAGGAGTTCTGCAAACTCGCCGCCCGCTACGCCGAAGACGGCAAGGTGGCGCTGCGCAACATCCGCCGCGACGCAATCGACAAAGTCAAGAAGCAGGAAAAGGACGGGGAGCTCTCCGAAGATCAGAGCCGGGATGAGCAGGAGAAGGTGCAGAAGCTCACCGACCGCTACATCGCCGAGCTTGAGAAAAGCCTCGCGGAGAAGGAAGCCGACATCCTCAAGGTCTGA
- the hemH gene encoding ferrochelatase, with amino-acid sequence MARVGVLLLNLGGPERIEDVGPFLYNLFSDPEIIRLPTPLLQKPLAWLISTLRSSKSKEAYRAIGGGSPLRRITEQQARELQSELRQRGVQATTYVAMRYWHPFTESAVGDIKADSVDEVVVLPLYPHFSISTSGSSFRELQRLRQADPAFSKLPIRCIRSWYDHPGYVLAMAELIAAGVRSCHDPATAHVFFSAHGVPRSYVEEAGDPYQQEIEACSRLVMAKLDELLGHPNPSTLAYQSRVGPVEWLKPYTDEALVRLGEEGVKELVVVPISFVSEHIETLEEIDIEYREIATEAGISNFVRVPALDTYPTFIKGLADLVQLAQAGPEVNLDQAASLPTQVKLYPQDKWAWGWNNSSEVWNGRLAMLGFSAFLLELLSGRGPLHAIGLL; translated from the coding sequence ATGGCCAGGGTCGGCGTCTTGCTGCTGAACCTCGGCGGGCCTGAGCGCATCGAAGATGTCGGCCCCTTTCTGTACAACCTGTTCTCGGATCCGGAGATCATCCGGCTGCCCACACCTCTGCTGCAGAAGCCCCTGGCCTGGCTGATCAGCACCCTGCGCAGCAGCAAGTCCAAGGAGGCGTACCGAGCCATCGGCGGCGGCTCCCCCCTGCGGCGCATCACCGAGCAGCAGGCCCGCGAGCTCCAGAGTGAGCTGCGCCAGCGCGGGGTCCAGGCCACCACCTACGTGGCGATGCGCTACTGGCATCCGTTCACGGAATCGGCTGTGGGCGACATCAAGGCCGATTCGGTGGATGAAGTGGTGGTGCTTCCGCTCTATCCCCATTTCTCCATCAGCACCAGCGGCTCGAGCTTTCGCGAACTCCAGCGCCTGCGCCAGGCCGATCCCGCCTTCAGCAAGCTGCCGATTCGCTGCATCCGCAGCTGGTACGACCATCCCGGCTACGTGCTGGCGATGGCCGAACTCATCGCCGCTGGCGTGCGCAGCTGCCACGATCCCGCCACAGCCCACGTGTTCTTCAGCGCCCACGGCGTGCCCAGGAGCTACGTGGAGGAAGCCGGTGATCCCTATCAGCAGGAGATCGAAGCCTGCTCCAGGCTGGTGATGGCCAAGCTGGACGAGCTGCTCGGCCATCCCAATCCCTCCACCCTGGCCTATCAGAGCCGGGTGGGTCCGGTGGAATGGCTCAAGCCCTACACCGACGAAGCCCTCGTGCGGCTTGGGGAGGAAGGAGTCAAGGAGTTGGTGGTGGTGCCGATCAGCTTCGTGAGCGAACACATCGAGACCCTCGAGGAAATCGACATCGAATACCGGGAGATCGCCACGGAAGCCGGGATCAGCAACTTCGTGCGTGTGCCCGCTCTCGACACCTATCCCACCTTCATCAAGGGTCTGGCTGATCTGGTGCAACTGGCCCAGGCCGGCCCGGAAGTGAACCTGGATCAGGCCGCCTCCCTGCCCACCCAGGTGAAGCTCTACCCCCAGGACAAATGGGCCTGGGGGTGGAACAACAGCTCCGAGGTCTGGAACGGACGCCTGGCCATGCTCGGCTTCTCGGCTTTTCTGCTGGAGCTGCTGAGTGGTCGGGGTCCGCTCCATGCCATCGGCCTCCTCTAG
- a CDS encoding site-specific integrase, producing MSASLAAIDAALSQENARLAASGLALRLERRGGRLALRGPLPCPRGGPPRVQRLSLGLEASPSGLNQARRDLKRVSQALRQQRFDWGDWGRPSAAASALERLEDFEKAFFSDPRRRRNPAGSRTTWSAAYQPYLRRLRARLEQGEPLVSELLVQVLEAYPPASRSRQQCGTALASLARQLELPLPADWRERAAGYGLHQAQYRRLPSDAQLLEWVERIPNPRWRLVYGLMATYGLRNHEVFFADLSALAPGGDRVIRVLPTTKTGEHQVWPFQPDWVDRFDLAPLGEGGDRLPAVCTDLRRTTLQQVGRRVSEQFRRYELPCTPYDLRHAWAVRTIHIGLPDTVAARMMGHSVAIHTRTYHHWITRRDQQQAVDAALARQRPTL from the coding sequence CTGAGCGCGTCCCTTGCCGCGATCGATGCGGCACTGAGCCAGGAGAATGCCCGTCTGGCGGCCAGCGGCCTGGCCCTGCGGCTGGAGCGGCGGGGAGGGCGGCTGGCCCTGCGCGGGCCCCTGCCCTGCCCACGGGGAGGCCCCCCGAGGGTGCAGCGCCTGAGCCTGGGCCTGGAGGCCAGCCCCAGTGGTCTCAACCAGGCCCGGCGGGACCTGAAACGGGTGAGCCAGGCCCTGCGCCAGCAACGGTTCGACTGGGGCGACTGGGGCCGACCCAGCGCAGCGGCTTCGGCGCTGGAAAGGCTCGAGGATTTCGAGAAGGCCTTCTTCAGCGATCCGCGCCGGCGTCGCAATCCCGCCGGCAGCCGCACCACCTGGAGCGCCGCCTATCAGCCGTACCTGCGCCGGCTGCGCGCCCGCCTGGAGCAGGGGGAGCCCCTGGTCAGCGAGCTGCTGGTCCAGGTCCTGGAGGCCTATCCCCCCGCCAGCCGCAGCCGTCAGCAGTGCGGTACCGCCCTGGCGTCGCTGGCCCGGCAGCTGGAGCTGCCCCTTCCCGCCGACTGGCGTGAGCGGGCCGCCGGCTATGGCCTGCACCAGGCCCAGTACCGACGGCTGCCCAGCGATGCCCAGCTGCTGGAGTGGGTGGAGCGCATTCCCAACCCCCGTTGGCGCCTGGTGTATGGCCTGATGGCCACCTACGGCCTGCGCAACCATGAGGTGTTCTTCGCGGATCTCTCCGCCCTGGCCCCAGGAGGTGACCGGGTGATCCGGGTGCTGCCCACCACCAAGACCGGGGAGCACCAGGTCTGGCCCTTCCAGCCCGACTGGGTGGACCGGTTCGATCTGGCCCCTCTGGGCGAGGGCGGCGACCGCCTCCCCGCTGTCTGCACCGACCTCCGGCGCACCACCCTGCAGCAGGTGGGCCGCCGGGTGTCCGAGCAGTTCCGCCGTTACGAGCTGCCCTGCACCCCCTACGACCTGCGCCACGCCTGGGCCGTGCGCACGATCCACATCGGCCTGCCCGACACGGTGGCCGCGCGGATGATGGGCCACTCGGTGGCGATCCACACCCGCACCTACCACCACTGGATCACCCGCCGGGATCAGCAGCAGGCCGTCGATGCGGCCCTGGCCCGCCAGCGGCCGACCCTCTGA
- a CDS encoding GIVxVP protein, with translation MSLNRTAKGIVLVPTLLLGGAFLSAALWTDDGLQTNRPLALGIAAVLLAGGLLTQLLPEGKPEAEPEDSSPR, from the coding sequence ATGAGCCTGAACCGCACCGCCAAGGGAATCGTGCTGGTGCCGACCCTGTTGCTTGGGGGTGCCTTCCTCAGCGCCGCACTCTGGACTGATGACGGCCTGCAGACCAATCGCCCCCTGGCGCTGGGCATCGCTGCTGTGCTCCTTGCAGGAGGGCTTCTGACCCAGCTGCTGCCGGAGGGGAAGCCCGAGGCCGAACCGGAGGACAGCTCGCCTCGCTAG
- the cobO gene encoding cob(I)yrinic acid a,c-diamide adenosyltransferase → MSDSPATDPLDQVAAELGPGGDLAPERDVEAYRRRMQRRREVQQQRVGERSLEKGLVLVFTGDGKGKTTAALGLVLRTLGHGEGVAVVQFIKGGWQPGEARALQLFGDDLAWHALGEGFTWETQDRERDRQLVQEAWQRSLAYLADPARKLVVLDEVNVALKLGYLELDQVLEGLDRRPELSHVALTGRGAPQGLIDRADLVTEMKLVRHPFREQGVKAQAGIEF, encoded by the coding sequence ATGTCCGACTCTCCAGCGACCGACCCGCTCGATCAGGTGGCGGCTGAGCTGGGGCCTGGCGGGGATCTCGCCCCCGAGCGCGATGTCGAGGCTTACCGCCGCCGCATGCAGCGGCGGCGGGAGGTGCAGCAGCAGCGGGTGGGGGAACGCAGCCTTGAAAAGGGGCTGGTGCTGGTGTTCACGGGAGATGGCAAGGGCAAGACCACGGCCGCCCTGGGACTGGTGCTGCGCACCCTGGGCCATGGCGAGGGTGTGGCGGTGGTGCAGTTCATCAAGGGCGGCTGGCAGCCGGGTGAGGCCCGGGCCCTGCAGCTCTTCGGTGACGACCTGGCCTGGCATGCCCTCGGCGAGGGCTTCACCTGGGAGACCCAGGACCGGGAGCGGGACCGGCAGCTGGTGCAGGAGGCCTGGCAGCGCTCTCTGGCCTATCTCGCCGATCCCGCCCGCAAGCTGGTGGTGCTCGATGAGGTCAATGTGGCCCTCAAGCTGGGGTATCTCGAGCTGGATCAGGTGCTTGAGGGTCTCGATCGCCGGCCGGAGCTCAGCCACGTGGCCCTCACGGGCCGGGGAGCTCCCCAGGGCCTGATCGATCGCGCCGATCTCGTGACCGAGATGAAGCTGGTGCGCCATCCCTTCCGCGAACAGGGGGTGAAAGCCCAGGCCGGCATCGAGTTCTGA
- the ilvB gene encoding biosynthetic-type acetolactate synthase large subunit — protein MDALHRHGVTDVFGYPGGAILPIYDALHKAESRGWLKHVLVRHEQGGTHAADAYARATGRVGVCFGTSGPGATNLVTGIATAQMDSVPMVVITGQVPRAAIGTDAFQETDIFGITLPIVKHSWVVRDPADIGRIVAEAFLIASTGRPGPVLIDVPKDVGLEEFDYTPVEPGRAIPAGYQLPAGPAPERIAQGIELIRQARRPLLYVGGGAISSGAHTSLIALAERFQLPVTTTLMGKGAFDERHPLAVGMLGMHGTAYANFAVTECDLLIAAGARFDDRVTGRLDSFAPRAQVIHIDIDAAEVGKNRLPEVPIVSDVRLALEALLEASVGESDNGRTVPWLERISRWKRHYPLVIPTPEGAIAPQEVVLALRDLAPDAFVTTDVGQHQMWAAQYLNNPPRHWISSSGLGTMGFGLPAAMGVQVAFPDDQVICVAGDASILMNIQELGTLSQYDLPVKVVILNNGWQGMVRQWQESFYGERYSASEMTRGMPDFPRLAEAFGVKGVGISERSSFREQLAEALAHPGPALIDVRVRRNENCYPMVPPGASNAQMVGLPSHPELAIDTTRQCGSCGFSTESAHLFCPSCGAKL, from the coding sequence ATGGATGCCCTCCATCGTCACGGCGTCACCGATGTGTTCGGCTACCCCGGCGGTGCGATCCTGCCCATCTACGACGCTCTGCACAAGGCTGAGAGCCGTGGCTGGCTGAAGCATGTGCTGGTCCGGCACGAACAGGGGGGCACCCACGCAGCTGACGCCTATGCCAGGGCCACCGGACGGGTCGGCGTCTGCTTCGGCACCTCCGGACCCGGCGCCACCAACCTGGTCACCGGCATCGCCACGGCCCAGATGGACTCCGTGCCGATGGTGGTGATCACCGGCCAGGTGCCCCGGGCCGCCATCGGCACGGACGCCTTCCAGGAAACCGACATCTTCGGCATCACCCTGCCGATCGTGAAGCACTCCTGGGTGGTGCGCGATCCCGCTGACATCGGCCGGATCGTGGCCGAGGCCTTTCTCATCGCCTCCACGGGCCGCCCCGGTCCGGTCCTGATCGATGTCCCCAAGGATGTGGGGCTCGAAGAGTTCGACTACACCCCCGTGGAACCGGGCAGGGCCATTCCCGCGGGCTATCAGCTGCCCGCTGGCCCCGCCCCTGAGCGGATCGCCCAGGGGATCGAGCTGATCCGCCAGGCCCGCCGCCCGCTGCTGTACGTGGGTGGCGGCGCCATCAGCTCCGGCGCCCACACCTCCCTGATCGCCCTGGCCGAGCGCTTCCAGCTGCCGGTCACCACCACCCTGATGGGCAAGGGTGCCTTCGATGAGCGCCATCCGCTGGCCGTGGGCATGCTGGGGATGCACGGCACCGCTTACGCGAACTTCGCCGTCACCGAATGCGATCTGCTGATCGCCGCCGGTGCCCGCTTCGACGACCGGGTCACCGGGCGGCTCGACAGCTTCGCCCCCCGCGCCCAGGTGATCCACATCGACATCGATGCGGCTGAGGTGGGCAAGAACCGACTGCCTGAGGTGCCGATCGTCTCCGATGTGCGCCTGGCCCTGGAGGCCCTGCTGGAGGCCTCGGTCGGGGAGAGCGACAACGGCCGCACCGTTCCCTGGCTGGAGCGCATCAGCCGCTGGAAGCGTCATTACCCGCTGGTGATCCCCACTCCGGAGGGGGCCATCGCCCCCCAGGAGGTGGTCCTGGCCCTGCGCGACCTGGCTCCCGACGCCTTCGTCACCACCGATGTGGGACAGCATCAGATGTGGGCCGCCCAGTACCTGAACAACCCCCCACGTCACTGGATCAGCAGCAGCGGCCTGGGCACCATGGGCTTCGGATTACCGGCAGCCATGGGCGTCCAGGTGGCCTTTCCTGACGACCAGGTGATCTGTGTGGCCGGCGACGCCAGCATCCTGATGAACATCCAGGAACTGGGCACCCTCTCCCAGTACGACCTGCCCGTGAAAGTGGTCATCCTCAACAACGGCTGGCAGGGGATGGTGAGGCAATGGCAGGAGAGTTTCTACGGCGAGCGTTACTCCGCCTCGGAGATGACCCGTGGCATGCCTGATTTTCCACGGCTGGCCGAAGCCTTCGGCGTGAAGGGTGTGGGAATCAGCGAGCGGTCCAGCTTCCGCGAGCAGCTGGCAGAGGCCCTGGCCCATCCAGGACCCGCTCTGATCGATGTGCGTGTGCGCCGCAACGAGAACTGCTATCCGATGGTTCCTCCAGGTGCCAGCAACGCTCAGATGGTGGGTCTTCCCAGCCATCCGGAGCTGGCGATCGACACCACCCGCCAGTGCGGCTCGTGCGGCTTCAGCACCGAAAGCGCCCATCTCTTCTGTCCCAGCTGCGGCGCCAAGCTCTGA
- the pyrH gene encoding UMP kinase, with the protein MAYQRVLLKLSGEALMGEQGYGIDPAIVQAIAADVSEVVNNGKELAIVVGGGNIFRGLKGSSAGMDRATADYVGMLATVMNAITLQDALERVGVPTRVQTAIAMQEIAEPYIRRRAIRHLEKGRVVVFGAGCGNPFFTTDTTAALRAAEINADVVLKATKVDGVYDKDPARHTDAIRYDQLTFQDVLSGELAVMDSTAIALCKDNAIPIVVFDLFGPGNIGRAIAGEPIGTRIVPAG; encoded by the coding sequence ATGGCTTACCAGCGTGTTCTGCTCAAACTCAGCGGTGAGGCGCTGATGGGAGAGCAGGGCTACGGCATCGATCCCGCCATTGTCCAGGCCATCGCGGCGGATGTGTCGGAGGTGGTCAACAACGGCAAGGAACTGGCCATCGTGGTGGGCGGAGGCAATATCTTCCGCGGTCTCAAGGGGTCCTCCGCCGGCATGGACCGGGCCACCGCCGACTACGTGGGGATGCTGGCCACCGTGATGAACGCCATCACGCTCCAGGACGCGCTGGAGCGGGTGGGGGTGCCCACACGGGTACAGACCGCCATCGCCATGCAGGAGATCGCCGAGCCCTACATCCGTCGCCGGGCCATTCGTCATCTCGAGAAGGGACGGGTGGTGGTGTTCGGCGCCGGCTGCGGCAACCCCTTCTTCACCACCGACACCACCGCCGCGTTGCGGGCCGCTGAAATCAACGCCGACGTCGTGCTCAAGGCCACCAAGGTGGACGGGGTGTATGACAAGGACCCGGCCCGCCACACCGACGCCATCCGCTACGACCAGCTCACCTTCCAGGACGTGCTCAGCGGCGAGCTGGCCGTCATGGACAGCACCGCCATCGCCCTCTGCAAGGACAACGCCATCCCGATCGTGGTCTTCGACCTGTTCGGGCCCGGCAACATCGGCCGCGCCATCGCCGGTGAGCCGATCGGCACCCGCATCGTTCCTGCCGGCTGA